AAGCCAACGACGACGTCCTCCATTCATTTGGAACTTGGGCGCGAGGCTCGAGTCGACTTGCCCGTCTAAACTTGCCTCTTTAAAAGTTGCTTCTAATTCATTCCATTACTttggaatttgttttttttctcttcattgaAACGTCCTATGGTGGTTTTGCGCGTGTTGAACGACTCAGGCACACACCGACGAGCTCGCCATGAACGGGGAACCAGAGGAGAAGAAGCCCGGCGAGGAGCGGCATGACTCGGACAAACACGCCAAGCTGGAGTCGGCGGAATCCCCGGAGATTCTCGTGCGCCTCAGCGCTTCGAACGAGCCCACCTCGGCGGACAGAGTTTGGGAGACGCGCTTGTACAAGCGCCGCTGGGTCATGGTGTTCCTCTTCAGCTCCTACTCGCTGTGCAACTCGTACCAGTGGATCCAGTACGGCATCATCAGCAACATTTTCATGAAGTTCTATCAAGTGGACGCCTTCACCATCGACTGGATGTCCATGATCTACATGCTGACCTACATCCCCTTCATCTTCCCGGTGACGTGGCTGCTGGACAAAAAAGGGCTGCGGGTGGTCGCCCTGGCCGCCACGGCGCTCAACTGCGCCGGGACGTGGTTCAAGGTGGGCAGCGTCCAGCCCCACCTGTTTGCCGTCACCTTCGTGGGACAGTTCTGCTGCTCCTTGGCGCAAGTCTTCATCCTGGGCATGCCGTCCAGGATCGCGTCCGTCTGGTTCGGATCCAACGAGGTGTCCACCGCCTGCTCCATCGGCGTCTTTGGGAACCAGGTGAGAGATTTTCTTTTACCGTACTCACCTTTTTGCTGTTTGCGCTCCCTCAGTGGCATCCTGGGGCCAAGGAAGTAGTATGTTGGAATGAGTTTATTGAGGTAAAAGTAGTGCTGTGCCGCCTTTCGGTGGCAATCATAAACCATTGGTACCGGGAGAAATGAATTGAATTCCAGTAGGGGAAAGAAAATGAATGCTCTATTTGAAAACGATTTCAGCTGGGCATTGCCATCGGGTTCCTGGTGCCGCCCATCCTGGTACCAAATGTGGACAACGTGGACGAGCTGGCTCACCACATCAGCATCATGTTCTACATCACCGCCGGGGTGGCCACCTTCCTCTTCATCCTCGTCGTCGTCGGTAAGAGCGGAACTTGACCTCATTAAACGTTCTTTTTTGCGAATGGGAAGAAACACGTCACGTGGGAGTTGTTGCGGCAAAAGTGGGCACAATGCTCGTTCGCATTCAGCGGCACAAACGGATCCttgtggagggagggagtgagggagggagggaagcctTTGCTCCACAGTGGCACCATTCTTGCCACATTCTCATTCCTTGAAAGCGGCCTAAATGTTGAATGTACATTGCAGAAAATCCATCTCTttttgccttccttccttccttccttccttccttccttccttccttccttccttccttccttccttccttccttcctcagcTTTTGCTTTGTGCTTCTCATGTGGGCATGGTTAGCTGTTTTTTCTCACTCGCTTAATCACTAACAGAACATTCATTCCAGTCCTGTTATTTTTTTGGGTTCCTCCCTGTTTCATAACGTCAGTATTGattcttcttattttttttctttctaacaaGTCTTCCAAGAGCAGCCCAAGCTGCCCCCGACGCAGGCTCAGGCCACGGCCCGAAGCATCCCGCCCGAGCAGTACTCCTACAGCGCCTCCGTTCTTCGGCTGCTGCGCAACAAGCCCttcatcctcctcatcatcacctACGGTACCGACGGTCTCCATTGTGGCCGTTCCCCTCGGCTGACGGCATCcccggccagccggccggcacGGCACACCCCCAAACTTTTTTATCTTATCTGCCAATCTCATAAAAAAGGATTTAGtatctgtcagaaggatgaaggcCATATTGGCATTGGAGGGGTCCAAAGTTTGTTGACACTCTGACAATGATTAAGCAAAGCGCTTTTATGACCGGCTGCGTTGGCGccccgcggcggcggcggcggcagaacCTTTCGCTGGGCTTGAACTTGAATTCCGGTCTCTATtatcaaacacacacgcacactttccTGCCCAACAAGCGAGGTCCACTCTGGCTTCCATTTTTGATTCCTTTTGTTGGAGTAAAAACAGATCAATGCAGGCCATTGTTCAATTCCTGAAATAgaacagctgtttttttcctcttttgagaggggggggggggtaagaaaAACATCTGCGGATAATTCTCAAAGGCTGCCTGCTTTCAAAGCTTCTCATTCCCGTTTGTTTGTTAGTTCCATAAAAACTTGAGCATCTGTGTAAGATCaagaagccccgcccccaaaaCATTTCCCCTTCTTTTCTGCGTTGCAGGCTTGAACGTGGGCTGTTTCTATGCCGTCGGCACCTTGCTGAACCGCATGATCATCGAGCACTACCCGgtgagtccagtccagtccggtCGCTGGCCTGAAAACCAAAGTGAATAGGATTTGCGTCCCCTCAAGTCAAAAGCGAGGAACGCACCACATTTGAAATGAACGTGTCATCATTGGGAGGAGACACGCGTCATAAAATCTATCGCACGATGTCACGAGTCAATATTGGAAGACGCCGTTCAATTTCCGTTTCCAGTGAAATGGCACCCGAGCTTGGCTTCCTCATTTCCTGCTCGCAAACACGTGCAAGCGGCCTTCACTTGGGTTTATCTTCATCTCTTTGCACGGTCAATGAAGGAAGCAGAAGCTCGGTCCGACAAGATGGGAagccatccaaaaaaaaaaagcacatgccagtgtgttgCGTCAACTTTGCCACGTTGCTCCCAGGGCGAAGAGGTCAACGCGGGCCGGATCGGCCTGACCATCGTCATCGCCGGCATGGTGGGCTCCCTCATCTGCGGCCTGTGGTTGGACCGCACTAAAACCTACAAGTGAGTGGCcagcagttttttattttttcattttgtgtgtttatgcAGGTGTCGCTTTCAAGTTGCTCCCCCGTTGGCTCGAATGCGGCACCcctcttgttgttgtttgtttcccCGCTATTGTCCTGCACATGTCTAAACATTTCCAGTTGCCATTGTGTGCTGTGTGATGAAAGACGGCGACCGGACCGGACTTTTTTGGACAGCGGGGGGTCACCCAAAAGCCGTGTCTTGTGCTCTTTTGCAGGCAGACCACCCTGGCCGTTTACTTGATGTCTCTGGTGGGGATGATCGTCTACGCCGCCACGCTCAGCCTGGGCCACCTCTGGGTGGTCTTCGTCACCTCCGGAGTTCTCGGGTACCGTCTTAAAAGTCATCATTTGTGGCCAGCGGCAACGTTAGCAATGGAAACATTGAAAGGCACCGAGCCGCCGCTCACCCTGACCTTTTTTACACTCTTGCCGAAAAGGAAAAATTGCTCGTGTGtcttccaaaacaaaaaatgtaggTGAGGGGTGGTCGGACGCAGTTGTGGCAAATGCGTGCTCGTGTTTTGGCGCCAGCTGGAATTTGTGGAATTTCCCCCGATAACCTTatcatgcaataaaaaaaaggaaggccgcACATTCTTGGAAGGAATTGAACTTTATTCTCACACACTTGAcgggagaaaa
This genomic stretch from Syngnathus scovelli strain Florida chromosome 20, RoL_Ssco_1.2, whole genome shotgun sequence harbors:
- the flvcr2b gene encoding heme transporter FLVCR2 isoform X3; the encoded protein is MNGEPEEKKPGEERHDSDKHAKLESAESPEILVRLSASNEPTSADRVWETRLYKRRWVMVFLFSSYSLCNSYQWIQYGIISNIFMKFYQVDAFTIDWMSMIYMLTYIPFIFPVTWLLDKKGLRVVALAATALNCAGTWFKVGSVQPHLFAVTFVGQFCCSLAQVFILGMPSRIASVWFGSNEVSTACSIGVFGNQLGIAIGFLVPPILVPNVDNVDELAHHISIMFYITAGVATFLFILVVVVFQEQPKLPPTQAQATARSIPPEQYSYSASVLRLLRNKPFILLIITYGLNVGCFYAVGTLLNRMIIEHYPGEEVNAGRIGLTIVIAGMVGSLICGLWLDRTKTYKQTTLAVYLMSLVGMIVYAATLSLGHLWVVFVTSGVLGFFMTGYLPLGFEFAVELTYPESEGTSSGLLNCSAQVFGIIFTICQGKIIDTFGTLPGNIFLCVFLLLGTVMTGMKTKNVCLERLDRLSHWPALDQPLQSVIQSGLRRPQPSTPLGA
- the flvcr2b gene encoding heme transporter FLVCR2 isoform X5, with the translated sequence MNGEPEEKKPGEERHDSDKHAKLESAESPEILVRLSASNEPTSADRVWETRLYKRRWVMVFLFSSYSLCNSYQWIQYGIISNIFMKFYQVDAFTIDWMSMIYMLTYIPFIFPVTWLLDKKGLRVVALAATALNCAGTWFKVGSVQPHLFAVTFVGQFCCSLAQVFILGMPSRIASVWFGSNEVSTACSIGVFGNQLGIAIGFLVPPILVPNVDNVDELAHHISIMFYITAGVATFLFILVVVVFQEQPKLPPTQAQATARSIPPEQYSYSASVLRLLRNKPFILLIITYGLNVGCFYAVGTLLNRMIIEHYPGEEVNAGRIGLTIVIAGMVGSLICGLWLDRTKTYKQTTLAVYLMSLVGMIVYAATLSLGHLWVVFVTSGVLGFFMTGYLPLGFEFAVELTYPESEGTSSGLLNCSAQVFGIIFTICQGKIIDTFGTLPGNIFLCVFLLLGTVMTAAWLRSSASSSLASRAHLPPRVALEEFVAGRELNIPATS
- the flvcr2b gene encoding heme transporter FLVCR2 isoform X1; protein product: MNGEPEEKKPGEERHDSDKHAKLESAESPEILVRLSASNEPTSADRVWETRLYKRRWVMVFLFSSYSLCNSYQWIQYGIISNIFMKFYQVDAFTIDWMSMIYMLTYIPFIFPVTWLLDKKGLRVVALAATALNCAGTWFKVGSVQPHLFAVTFVGQFCCSLAQVFILGMPSRIASVWFGSNEVSTACSIGVFGNQLGIAIGFLVPPILVPNVDNVDELAHHISIMFYITAGVATFLFILVVVVFQEQPKLPPTQAQATARSIPPEQYSYSASVLRLLRNKPFILLIITYGLNVGCFYAVGTLLNRMIIEHYPGEEVNAGRIGLTIVIAGMVGSLICGLWLDRTKTYKQTTLAVYLMSLVGMIVYAATLSLGHLWVVFVTSGVLGFFMTGYLPLGFEFAVELTYPESEGTSSGLLNCSAQVFGIIFTICQGKIIDTFGTLPGNIFLCVFLLLGTVMTGGGDDVGTGLQRHVLNLHCADAAFTIKRSVNKPQKISSNHSALHRCAKVMITPRQSICFPVAASFSLSTARQLCLLSRSADLSFIQVMTSFASQVSFIPGGFPCTASFLHKRETGRESLMGKLMDAVLL
- the flvcr2b gene encoding heme transporter FLVCR2 isoform X2 encodes the protein MNGEPEEKKPGEERHDSDKHAKLESAESPEILVRLSASNEPTSADRVWETRLYKRRWVMVFLFSSYSLCNSYQWIQYGIISNIFMKFYQVDAFTIDWMSMIYMLTYIPFIFPVTWLLDKKGLRVVALAATALNCAGTWFKVGSVQPHLFAVTFVGQFCCSLAQVFILGMPSRIASVWFGSNEVSTACSIGVFGNQLGIAIGFLVPPILVPNVDNVDELAHHISIMFYITAGVATFLFILVVVVFQEQPKLPPTQAQATARSIPPEQYSYSASVLRLLRNKPFILLIITYGLNVGCFYAVGTLLNRMIIEHYPGEEVNAGRIGLTIVIAGMVGSLICGLWLDRTKTYKQTTLAVYLMSLVGMIVYAATLSLGHLWVVFVTSGVLGFFMTGYLPLGFEFAVELTYPESEGTSSGLLNCSAQVFGIIFTICQGKIIDTFGTLPGNIFLCVFLLLGTVMTGGGDDVGTGLQRHVLNLHCADAAFTIKRSVNKPQKISSNHSALHRCAKGPCDRLRGGMSTNLVLQEEKF
- the flvcr2b gene encoding heme transporter FLVCR2 isoform X7, which produces MNGEPEEKKPGEERHDSDKHAKLESAESPEILVRLSASNEPTSADRVWETRLYKRRWVMVFLFSSYSLCNSYQWIQYGIISNIFMKFYQVDAFTIDWMSMIYMLTYIPFIFPVTWLLDKKGLRVVALAATALNCAGTWFKVGSVQPHLFAVTFVGQFCCSLAQVFILGMPSRIASVWFGSNEVSTACSIGVFGNQLGIAIGFLVPPILVPNVDNVDELAHHISIMFYITAGVATFLFILVVVVFQEQPKLPPTQAQATARSIPPEQYSYSASVLRLLRNKPFILLIITYGLNVGCFYAVGTLLNRMIIEHYPGEEVNAGRIGLTIVIAGMVGSLICGLWLDRTKTYKQTTLAVYLMSLVGMIVYAATLSLGHLWVVFVTSGVLGFFMTGYLPLGFEFAVELTYPESEGTSSGLLNCSAQVFGIIFTICQGKIIDTFGTLPGNIFLCVFLLLGTVMTGTM
- the flvcr2b gene encoding heme transporter FLVCR2 isoform X4 yields the protein MNGEPEEKKPGEERHDSDKHAKLESAESPEILVRLSASNEPTSADRVWETRLYKRRWVMVFLFSSYSLCNSYQWIQYGIISNIFMKFYQVDAFTIDWMSMIYMLTYIPFIFPVTWLLDKKGLRVVALAATALNCAGTWFKVGSVQPHLFAVTFVGQFCCSLAQVFILGMPSRIASVWFGSNEVSTACSIGVFGNQLGIAIGFLVPPILVPNVDNVDELAHHISIMFYITAGVATFLFILVVVVFQEQPKLPPTQAQATARSIPPEQYSYSASVLRLLRNKPFILLIITYGLNVGCFYAVGTLLNRMIIEHYPGEEVNAGRIGLTIVIAGMVGSLICGLWLDRTKTYKQTTLAVYLMSLVGMIVYAATLSLGHLWVVFVTSGVLGFFMTGYLPLGFEFAVELTYPESEGTSSGLLNCSAQVFGIIFTICQGKIIDTFGTLPGNIFLCVFLLLGTVMTGFIKSDLRRQKANELAKAEGPCDRLRGGMSTNLVLQEEKF
- the flvcr2b gene encoding heme transporter FLVCR2 isoform X6, with translation MNGEPEEKKPGEERHDSDKHAKLESAESPEILVRLSASNEPTSADRVWETRLYKRRWVMVFLFSSYSLCNSYQWIQYGIISNIFMKFYQVDAFTIDWMSMIYMLTYIPFIFPVTWLLDKKGLRVVALAATALNCAGTWFKVGSVQPHLFAVTFVGQFCCSLAQVFILGMPSRIASVWFGSNEVSTACSIGVFGNQLGIAIGFLVPPILVPNVDNVDELAHHISIMFYITAGVATFLFILVVVVFQEQPKLPPTQAQATARSIPPEQYSYSASVLRLLRNKPFILLIITYGLNVGCFYAVGTLLNRMIIEHYPGEEVNAGRIGLTIVIAGMVGSLICGLWLDRTKTYKQTTLAVYLMSLVGMIVYAATLSLGHLWVVFVTSGVLGFFMTGYLPLGFEFAVELTYPESEGTSSGLLNCSAQVFGIIFTICQGKIIDTFGTLPGNIFLCVFLLLGTVMTGFIKSDLRRQKANELAKAEAEAMTSGPDYSATS